TTTCGCACGATTACTAGTAGAGGCTCGAGCAAGGTTTTTTTGTACGAATTCTTCAAGCCGCTTCATCTCGTCCTGCTGTTTTTCATAAAGCTTCATTTCCTGCTCTAGCCGGGCGGCTTTCTGCTCTAAGTACTTTGAATAATTACCAGTGTATTTCACTGTTTGATGGAAAGATAACTCATAGACATAATCCACAACTTTATCTAAAAAATAGCGATCGTGCGAGACGATCAAAACCGCTCCATCATAACCAGATAAATACTGTTCAAGCCAGGTTAAAGTTGCAATGTCCAAATGGTTTGTAGGTTCGTCCAAAATGAGTAAATCAGGCTTTGATAAAAGTAATTTACCGAGCGAAAGGCGCGTTTTTTGCCCACCACTTAACGACGAGATGGGAGTGTTATAATCAAAATGATTAAAGTTCAGCCCTGATAAAATACTTCGCGTATCGGCTTCATATTGAAAGCCGCCTTTATCTTTAAAGTCCTGCTGTAGTTGGTCATATTCTTGAAGGATTTTATCATGATCTTTTTGAGACGGATGACTCATTTTCTCCTCAAGTGTTCGAAGGGATGCTTCCATTCTCCGAAGCGGCTCAAAAACCGTCATCATTTCGTCCCATATACTTCGTTCTGTATGAAGACCACTATTTTGCGCTAAGTAACCAATACTGACATCCTTAGGAATGACAATCTGCCCTGAGTCATAAGATAGCTCACCAGTTAAAATTTTCAGAAGCGTTGACTTACCAGCCCCGTTTCGGCCTACGAGGGCAATACGCTCCCGGCTTTTTATCTCTAATTTTACATCGGAGAGTATTTTCTCTGTACCGAATGACTTTGACAATTGTGTACATTGTAATAAAATCATCACTGTAACCTCACAATTCAATTTCCGTACCTTTCACAAGCTAAGTGTACATGAGAGAAAAGGTTTATCGCAAGACTTCCATGCTTTATTATGCAGATTGTGAAAAAATAGTGTACAATAGAAGTGGAAAAAAGGGGGATAAATATGGGAGGCTTCACACACTTTAATGAACAGGGCCGCGCACGTATGGTGGATATTTCTGATAAGCATGAAACAGCCCGAATAGCAGTGGCTGAAACCAGTATTTTTGTCAATAAAGAAATCTATGAAAATATCCAAAATGGGACGATGGCTAAAGGGGATGTCCTCAGTGTAGCGCAAGTTGCAGGGATCATGGCTGCTAAAAATACGTCTCAGTTAATTCCAATGTGTCATCCATTAGCGCTCACAGGAGTCGATATTCGTTTTGATTGGCATGTGAAAGCTGATACATACCAATTAAAAATTAAAGCGTCAGTTAAGACAAAAGGGAATACAGGAGTAGAAATGGAAGCGTTAACATCTGTATCTGCTACCGCGTTGACTATATATGATATGTGCAAAGCAGTGGATAAAGGGATGGTCATTGGTGAGACCTATCTTGTGGAAAAAAACGGCGGGAAAAATGGCGATTATAAACGATAATGTACTTTTTAGAGCATATTAATACTTTTTTTGTTAGTAATGATAGATACTATATTAAAGAATGGAGGCGGAGCAGTTATGGATATAGATCAAGCAAAAATTCCTCAGGCAACAGCTAAACGACTGCCATTGTATTATCGATTTTTAGAAGGCTTACAAGCGTCAGGCAAACACCGCGTCTCATCTTCCGAATTGAGTGAAGCGGTGAAAGTGGATTCAGCCACAATACGCAGAGACTTTTCCTATTTTGGCGCTCTCGGTAAAAAGGGATATGGGTATAACGTAAATTATTTATTATCTTTTTTTAGGAAGACACTTGATCAAGATGAGCTGACGAAGGTAACACTCGTTGGTGTCGGTAACTTAGGAACGGCCTTTTTAAATTATAATTTTAGCAAAAGCAATAATACCAAAATTGATATGGCATTCGATGTAGCACCAGATAAAGTTGGAAAAGAGATCGGCGGTGTGCCTGTCTATCATTTGGATGAATTTAAAGAGCGTGTGGCGGAAAGCAGTGTGGAAGTGGTCATTTTGACTGTCCCATCTCAAGCGGCACAACCAATCGCTGATGACTTAGTAAAAGCTGGTATTAAAGGGATTTTGAATTTTACGCCTGCTAGACTCTCGGTTCCGTCTGACGTTCGCGTTCATCATATTGACCTATCAGTGGAACTTCAATCACTCATTTATTTCTTAAAACACTATCCGCTATAGCATAAATCCTCGACAGTGTTGACATGTCATCCATGGGATGGGTTAAAAGTGTAAGGTAGGGGGCTGCCGTCACAATAGTTATAGAGTCGCGTAGTGAAACGGATTGAATGGAATACAACGTCGTATAAACAAGTCGTCTAGCGAATTATTATTTTTCTAGTATGCTTGTAGTAGGTAGGGGAATTGTTTGGATTTTGGTGCGAACCTCATGCACACATAAAATCCCTAAGAGACCCGCACCAAAATAGGATTAAAAAATGTGAAAATATGTGTTAATATGTAACAAAAAGAAATGGAAACACATTCAATTTTCCAAAAAATGTTTTGTTCCCTTATGGAGGAAAATAATTCCCTTTAAATAGGATATTTTCGCTGTCGCACTCCTTGTGAGTGCGTGGATTGAAATCTAACTTTTGCAAGTTATTTAAGTGACGCCACCAAGTCGCACTCCTTGTGAGTGCGTGGATTGAAATACGTCATCTTGAGTAAAAGTTTTATCCTCTGCTTGTCGCACTCCTTGTGAGTGCGTGGATTGAAATATGGTATTGATCATCAATTTGGTTTTGGTGGCTTACGTCGCACTCCTTGTGAGTGCATAGATTGAAGTAAGTCATCTGGTCATTCTGACAACTTTGTAATGCAAAATTCTTAGTTTCACTAAAAGACGAGAAATTGATGAATGTTTCGGTTTGGATAATACTGTTTAAATGCTGAGGTCATTTCTACCTGTCTAACGGCTTTTTAACGTACTTCCGAAAGAAAGTCTTTTTCAGTGAAGGCCGTAGCGCAAAGGTAAGGGGGAGATGAAATTCGGTTGGGAGATAGCCCAAAGGCTTTTTCTTTTGATTTTTTCTCGCAGAATATAAAATCAAATCTTGTACCTTATCTATGAGTTCGTCATAAAAATACGATGTTTCTATTCTTACAGAGTACGATAGGGAGATTAAAAGCAAAGAACTAGAACATGTTGTTGACTT
The Salipaludibacillus sp. LMS25 DNA segment above includes these coding regions:
- the moaC gene encoding cyclic pyranopterin monophosphate synthase MoaC, whose amino-acid sequence is MGGFTHFNEQGRARMVDISDKHETARIAVAETSIFVNKEIYENIQNGTMAKGDVLSVAQVAGIMAAKNTSQLIPMCHPLALTGVDIRFDWHVKADTYQLKIKASVKTKGNTGVEMEALTSVSATALTIYDMCKAVDKGMVIGETYLVEKNGGKNGDYKR
- a CDS encoding redox-sensing transcriptional repressor Rex, whose amino-acid sequence is MDIDQAKIPQATAKRLPLYYRFLEGLQASGKHRVSSSELSEAVKVDSATIRRDFSYFGALGKKGYGYNVNYLLSFFRKTLDQDELTKVTLVGVGNLGTAFLNYNFSKSNNTKIDMAFDVAPDKVGKEIGGVPVYHLDEFKERVAESSVEVVILTVPSQAAQPIADDLVKAGIKGILNFTPARLSVPSDVRVHHIDLSVELQSLIYFLKHYPL